In bacterium YEK0313, one genomic interval encodes:
- a CDS encoding Extracellular serine protease precursor: MTTSGAGEGYPGAVIAAEQTLKETAGATRLSVGATVSSGSSVPRLLRGTSALSPCGLSLLSLAALGLGASPAQAQCAPSGGSNYVCSGSNTTSQSINAADAAVTTTPGFGVDLSASSGNGLVIIGAGQLSYIDTNAATITGGGDLGDSGMFVWSTGNNGPTPGSVTVNTAGAITGYSGVSISNSSGGITSVTVGGLVTGTFGDGISVVNDVGAGALTVRAAAVTAAANGIETYNNGSGATLVTASGQVTGTGRYGIFASNAASAGSLTIDAATVTGGLSGIFAQNRGSGATLVTASGNVEGTQNYGILAVNGTANLRTDGTLQSATPGTANGLTVAVGTLANPATATGGMTGIYAYNNGTGATEVTATGQVTGTNGAGLFVLNGAGATSLTVNAGAVLGGTDGIFATNRGSGAIFVTATGSVVGTAGYGIFAQNDTAATMLTVSAASAKGGLAGIYADNQGTGATLVTATGQVSGAGAFGLFALNGATATSLTAEVAAVNGAINGITAENRGSGATRVTAAGAVTGTSGTGIEVQNGAGATDLAVGATAVSGRFRGIDVFNSGTGNTLVVASGLVAGANDAGINVVNNPGANHLTIEAAAVTGGLAGILARNNGHGDTSVTATGDVVGTAQRGLDVYSNSSAGGLTVHAASVTGGIDGIFVENRGAGTTLVTASGSVIGAQLHGIAATNGQFLANPDGTFGGLGSGPAGDLSVRAAAVSGGVTGILAANGGSGATYVTATGLVNGGSGEGISALNGPAAGKLSIDAAAVSGGGTGILARNSGTGSTLVTASGPVVGTSGDGIAATNAATAGALTIHARAVTGGNYGIYASGGGAGATEVTATGPVVGTGASGIFVLNGAATTGLTVTAEAVSGARYGVSVGNFGTGPTRIATSGLVEGGMAAIFAGSAGQPIEITTNGLVRNLSGLSASLAIEASGGLVTYTNAGGLIGTVKFGAGAHTMTNNAGWNTAGGTSQFGGGALTNATGVAIIAASGGGAPVTTTFEGLASLVNHGLLVMADGVAGDIVRQTGGGARFEAGSLLAVDIDRTGRADRFASTGAVSLTGATLAVNGAGGIATYGTRYAVVRADGGLTGRFAAVSGLPADTAFLTMRDTYDANNAYLEVQKYRTFASAGLTRNQIAAAGGLDSLGPGPLVGVIADFTSDAAARAAFDQVSGEIHASAKAALIEDSGFLREAAIGRLRSAFGTVAAASAPVNMADINGRLVAVAPTTERFAIWGQGYGAWGRINGDGNAARLSHSTGGFFLGMDGPVLDRWRIGLLAGYSRTSFNVRDRASSGASDNYHLGAFAGTQWGPIGLRSGLAFTWHELATTRTVAFAGFGDMLRARYGARTFQAFGEAGYRIDAFGAAFEPFVSLAHVSLATDAFSETGGAAALTGEGRTTATTFTTLGLRASASFMLGSVSTTARGTLGWRHAFGAVLPLATNAFAGGAGFTVAGVPIVRDAAVIEAGLDFALSPAATLGLGYTGQIAGSAQQHGFKGSLAVRF, translated from the coding sequence ATGACGACATCAGGTGCGGGTGAGGGATATCCTGGCGCGGTCATCGCGGCAGAGCAAACCTTAAAGGAGACGGCCGGCGCTACTCGCCTGTCGGTCGGCGCAACGGTTTCGAGCGGGAGTTCCGTACCACGCCTGCTGCGCGGCACGAGCGCCCTGTCGCCCTGCGGCCTGTCGCTGCTCAGCCTCGCGGCGCTCGGTCTTGGCGCCTCGCCGGCTCAGGCGCAATGCGCCCCCTCCGGCGGATCGAACTATGTCTGCTCGGGCTCCAACACGACGTCGCAATCGATCAATGCCGCCGACGCGGCGGTGACGACGACGCCGGGCTTCGGTGTCGATCTGAGCGCGTCGAGCGGCAATGGGCTGGTGATCATCGGCGCCGGCCAGCTCAGCTACATCGATACCAACGCCGCCACGATCACGGGCGGCGGCGACCTGGGCGATTCCGGGATGTTCGTCTGGTCGACCGGCAATAACGGTCCGACGCCGGGTTCCGTGACCGTCAATACCGCCGGAGCGATTACCGGCTACAGCGGCGTCTCCATTTCGAACAGCAGCGGCGGCATTACCAGCGTGACCGTGGGGGGGCTGGTCACCGGGACATTCGGGGACGGCATTTCCGTCGTCAACGACGTTGGCGCCGGCGCTCTCACCGTGCGGGCCGCGGCCGTCACCGCCGCCGCGAACGGCATCGAGACCTACAACAACGGCAGCGGTGCGACACTGGTAACGGCGTCGGGACAGGTGACCGGGACCGGCCGCTACGGCATCTTCGCAAGCAATGCTGCCAGTGCGGGCAGCCTGACCATCGATGCAGCCACGGTGACGGGCGGTCTCTCCGGCATCTTCGCCCAGAACCGGGGCAGCGGCGCGACGCTGGTGACGGCTTCCGGCAATGTCGAGGGCACGCAGAACTACGGCATTCTCGCGGTCAACGGCACGGCGAATTTGAGAACCGACGGCACGCTTCAGTCCGCCACTCCTGGCACGGCCAATGGCTTGACCGTCGCTGTCGGCACGCTGGCGAACCCGGCAACGGCCACGGGCGGCATGACCGGCATCTACGCCTACAACAACGGCACCGGCGCGACTGAGGTGACCGCGACGGGACAGGTGACCGGCACGAACGGGGCCGGCCTCTTTGTGCTGAACGGCGCGGGGGCGACGAGCCTGACGGTCAATGCCGGGGCGGTCCTTGGCGGGACGGACGGGATCTTCGCGACCAACCGGGGCAGCGGGGCGATCTTCGTGACTGCGACCGGATCGGTGGTGGGCACCGCGGGCTACGGCATTTTCGCCCAGAACGATACCGCGGCGACGATGCTGACGGTCTCGGCCGCATCAGCGAAAGGCGGGCTCGCCGGCATCTATGCCGACAATCAGGGCACGGGCGCCACGCTGGTTACCGCCACCGGGCAGGTGAGCGGGGCGGGCGCTTTCGGCCTGTTCGCGCTCAACGGCGCGACCGCAACGTCCCTGACCGCCGAGGTGGCCGCGGTCAACGGCGCGATCAACGGCATCACCGCCGAGAACCGGGGCAGCGGCGCCACGCGGGTGACCGCCGCCGGCGCGGTGACGGGAACGAGCGGGACCGGCATCGAAGTCCAGAACGGCGCCGGAGCAACCGATCTGGCCGTCGGCGCTACCGCCGTCAGCGGCCGTTTCAGGGGCATCGACGTCTTCAACAGCGGCACCGGCAACACCCTCGTCGTCGCCTCAGGCCTGGTCGCCGGCGCCAATGATGCCGGCATCAATGTCGTCAACAATCCTGGTGCCAATCATCTGACCATCGAGGCGGCGGCCGTCACCGGCGGCCTCGCCGGCATTCTCGCTCGCAACAACGGCCATGGCGACACCAGTGTGACGGCGACCGGCGACGTCGTCGGCACCGCGCAGCGCGGCCTCGATGTCTACAGCAACAGTTCGGCGGGTGGTCTCACCGTCCATGCAGCCTCCGTCACGGGCGGGATCGACGGTATCTTCGTCGAGAACCGCGGTGCGGGCACGACCCTCGTCACCGCGAGCGGCTCGGTGATCGGCGCGCAACTCCATGGTATCGCGGCGACCAATGGCCAGTTCCTGGCCAATCCCGACGGCACCTTCGGCGGTCTCGGTTCCGGTCCCGCGGGCGACCTGAGCGTCAGGGCCGCTGCGGTGAGCGGCGGCGTCACCGGCATCCTGGCCGCCAATGGCGGCAGCGGCGCGACCTATGTGACCGCCACCGGGCTGGTGAACGGTGGCAGCGGCGAGGGCATCAGCGCGCTCAACGGCCCGGCCGCCGGCAAGCTCAGCATCGATGCGGCCGCCGTCAGCGGCGGCGGCACGGGCATTCTCGCTCGCAACAGCGGCACCGGTTCGACCCTGGTGACGGCATCCGGCCCGGTGGTCGGGACGAGTGGCGACGGCATCGCGGCGACCAACGCGGCGACCGCGGGTGCTCTCACCATCCATGCCAGGGCCGTCACCGGCGGCAATTACGGCATCTATGCCAGCGGTGGAGGGGCCGGCGCGACCGAGGTCACCGCGACGGGGCCGGTCGTCGGAACCGGCGCGAGCGGCATCTTCGTTCTCAACGGAGCGGCGACCACCGGCCTGACCGTGACGGCCGAGGCTGTCTCGGGCGCTCGCTATGGTGTTTCGGTCGGCAATTTCGGCACCGGGCCGACCCGCATCGCCACGAGCGGGCTTGTCGAAGGCGGCATGGCGGCCATCTTCGCAGGTTCCGCGGGCCAGCCGATCGAGATCACCACCAACGGCCTCGTCCGCAACCTCTCCGGCCTGTCGGCGAGCCTTGCGATCGAGGCCTCGGGCGGGCTGGTGACCTATACCAATGCCGGCGGCCTGATCGGCACGGTGAAGTTCGGCGCGGGCGCTCACACCATGACGAACAACGCTGGCTGGAACACGGCCGGCGGCACCAGCCAGTTCGGTGGCGGCGCGCTCACCAATGCGACAGGCGTCGCGATCATCGCGGCGTCGGGCGGCGGCGCGCCCGTCACCACCACGTTCGAGGGCCTCGCCAGCCTCGTCAATCACGGTCTTCTGGTCATGGCCGATGGCGTCGCCGGCGACATCGTCAGGCAGACCGGCGGCGGCGCGCGCTTCGAAGCCGGGTCGCTGCTCGCCGTCGATATCGACCGGACCGGCCGGGCCGACCGCTTCGCCAGCACCGGCGCCGTCTCCCTCACCGGCGCGACGCTCGCCGTGAACGGCGCCGGCGGCATCGCGACCTACGGCACGCGCTATGCGGTGGTGCGTGCCGATGGCGGCCTCACCGGCCGTTTCGCCGCGGTCAGCGGCCTGCCGGCCGACACCGCCTTCCTGACCATGCGCGACACCTATGACGCCAACAATGCCTATCTCGAGGTTCAGAAGTACCGGACCTTCGCCAGCGCCGGCCTGACGCGCAACCAGATCGCCGCGGCCGGCGGGCTCGACAGCCTCGGGCCCGGCCCGCTCGTCGGGGTCATTGCCGACTTCACCAGCGATGCCGCGGCGCGGGCCGCCTTCGACCAGGTGTCGGGCGAGATCCATGCCTCGGCCAAGGCGGCGCTGATCGAGGACAGCGGCTTCCTGCGCGAGGCCGCGATCGGCCGGCTCAGATCGGCCTTCGGGACCGTCGCTGCGGCCTCAGCACCCGTCAACATGGCCGATATCAACGGCCGGCTGGTCGCGGTCGCGCCGACCACCGAGCGCTTCGCCATCTGGGGCCAGGGTTACGGCGCCTGGGGCAGGATCAATGGCGACGGCAATGCCGCCCGGCTGAGCCATTCTACTGGCGGCTTTTTCCTCGGGATGGATGGACCGGTCCTCGATCGCTGGCGCATCGGCCTCCTCGCCGGCTACAGCCGCACCAGCTTCAACGTCCGGGACCGGGCCTCGTCCGGGGCGAGCGACAACTATCATCTTGGCGCCTTTGCCGGCACGCAATGGGGCCCCATCGGCCTGCGCTCGGGCCTCGCCTTCACCTGGCACGAGCTTGCGACGACGCGGACGGTGGCCTTTGCCGGCTTCGGCGACATGCTCAGGGCGCGCTACGGCGCACGCACCTTCCAGGCCTTCGGCGAGGCCGGCTACCGGATCGATGCCTTCGGCGCGGCCTTCGAGCCCTTCGTCAGTCTCGCCCATGTCAGCCTTGCCACCGATGCCTTCAGCGAAACCGGCGGCGCGGCGGCACTGACCGGCGAGGGGCGGACCACCGCCACGACGTTCACGACGCTGGGCCTGCGCGCCTCGGCGTCCTTCATGCTGGGGAGCGTCAGCACCACGGCGCGCGGCACACTCGGCTGGCGCCATGCCTTCGGTGCGGTGCTGCCGCTCGCCACCAATGCCTTCGCGGGCGGGGCGGGCTTCACGGTCGCCGGCGTGCCGATCGTACGCGACGCCGCCGTCATCGAGGCCGGGCTCGACTTCGCCCTGTCGCCGGCGGCTACGCTCGGCCTCGGCTATACCGGCCAGATCGCCGGCAGCGCCCAGCAGCACGGCTTCAAGGGCAGCCTCGCCGTCCGGTTCTGA
- the rhtB_5 gene encoding Homoserine/homoserine lactone efflux protein: MPDLSQLALYVAAAFLLAVTPGPGIFYVAARTLAGGRAEGIASSFGTGLGGMVHVLAGSLGVSAIVLASAELFTALKLIGAGYLVWLGLRTLLAARREAAVALAGGPAAPPLGAPRAFREGVLVEALNPKTAAFFLAFIPQFVDPSAGSVALQFVVLGFVSVVLNTLADIVVAFAASGIRDSAATRSNLVRRLRETSGGAMIALGFGLALARRPAG; encoded by the coding sequence ATGCCGGATCTCAGCCAGCTCGCTCTCTATGTCGCCGCGGCCTTCCTGCTTGCCGTCACGCCCGGGCCGGGCATCTTCTACGTCGCAGCCCGGACGCTTGCCGGCGGCCGCGCGGAAGGCATCGCCTCCAGCTTCGGCACGGGTCTCGGCGGCATGGTCCATGTCCTCGCCGGCAGCCTCGGCGTTTCCGCCATCGTGCTGGCGAGCGCGGAGCTGTTCACGGCGCTGAAGCTGATCGGCGCCGGCTATCTCGTCTGGCTCGGCCTGCGCACCCTCCTGGCCGCGCGCCGCGAGGCTGCCGTCGCCTTGGCCGGAGGTCCGGCGGCGCCGCCGCTCGGCGCCCCGCGCGCCTTCCGCGAAGGCGTCCTGGTCGAGGCGCTCAACCCCAAGACCGCCGCCTTCTTCCTTGCCTTCATCCCGCAATTCGTCGACCCGTCGGCAGGGTCCGTCGCCCTGCAGTTCGTCGTGCTCGGCTTCGTGTCGGTCGTGCTCAACACCCTCGCGGACATCGTCGTCGCCTTCGCCGCCAGCGGCATCCGGGACAGTGCCGCCACACGGTCCAATCTGGTCCGCCGGCTGCGCGAAACATCGGGCGGCGCGATGATCGCGCTCGGCTTCGGCCTTGCCCTCGCCAGGCGCCCCGCCGGCTGA
- a CDS encoding putative TonB-dependent receptor precursor produces MPLLPAAGSSPLGRLALSVLALSAISAPAAAQTASSQVALPEILIEAPRRPTPPDASGLTEGQLTVIDRAFVPVTVLNERDIQRNGGATLGDQLFTLPGITGSGFAPGAVSRPIIRGLDNARVRIQENGIGAHDVSDLSEDHAVPIDPLAAERIEVIRGPAALRFGSAAIGGVVNVTNERIPTRLGPEGVSGMMRGGFGSGDNGFDGAGQIRGRSGNWAYSADIYGRNAGDYAVPGGRQANSFANTLGGSFGASYFFDNGYVGAAISQVRSLYGLPGVEPAEHRTRIDLIQTRITSKGEFRFDSPVIAALRFWVGGSLYRHNEDGLDDGRFQTHATFRQREIEGRVETQFQPLATPLGPLSSVLGVQFGASTLGTAGEAGGLLAPTNTRTAAAFLFNELALTSSTRLQAAFRIESVRVGGTEARFPGDYVGAPGWPLEQARVRNFAPMSVSLGLLQDLPFGFVGSLTGQYVERAPRAQELFSKGPHEASGTFEIGDPNLRREAATTIEVGLRRAQGPFRFDASAYYTRYSGFIYKRLTGARCGEDFASCGAGEGEFNQVVFSQQDATFYGAELRGQLDIGPLGSGTFGVEAQYDFVRARFADSTNVPRIPPHRLGGGLYWRNDNWFARVSLLHAFAQNEIASHETPTPGYNLLNAELNYRMALKNQAIKDVTFGLVGTNLLDETIRNAVSFRKDEVAMPGRSVRLFATVRF; encoded by the coding sequence ATGCCCCTTTTGCCTGCTGCCGGGTCCTCCCCGCTCGGTCGCCTCGCCCTGTCCGTGCTCGCGCTGTCCGCCATCTCCGCACCGGCCGCCGCCCAGACCGCGTCGAGCCAGGTCGCCCTGCCCGAGATCCTGATCGAGGCGCCGCGCCGGCCGACGCCACCCGATGCGAGCGGCCTCACCGAGGGCCAGCTCACGGTCATCGACCGTGCCTTCGTGCCGGTCACCGTGCTCAACGAGCGCGACATCCAGCGCAATGGCGGGGCAACCCTCGGCGACCAGCTGTTCACGCTGCCGGGCATTACCGGCAGCGGCTTCGCGCCGGGCGCGGTCAGCCGGCCGATCATCCGCGGCCTCGACAATGCGCGCGTGCGCATCCAGGAAAACGGCATCGGCGCGCATGACGTCTCCGATCTCTCCGAGGATCACGCGGTGCCGATCGACCCGCTGGCGGCCGAGCGCATCGAGGTGATCCGCGGGCCGGCGGCGCTGCGCTTCGGCTCGGCCGCGATCGGCGGGGTCGTCAATGTCACCAACGAGCGCATTCCGACCCGGCTCGGCCCGGAGGGCGTGTCGGGCATGATGCGCGGCGGCTTCGGCTCGGGCGACAACGGTTTCGACGGCGCCGGGCAGATCCGCGGCCGGTCGGGCAACTGGGCCTATTCGGCCGATATCTACGGCCGCAATGCCGGCGACTATGCCGTGCCGGGCGGCCGCCAGGCCAACAGCTTCGCCAATACCCTCGGCGGCTCCTTCGGCGCCTCCTATTTCTTCGACAACGGCTATGTCGGCGCCGCCATCTCGCAGGTCCGCAGCCTCTACGGCCTGCCCGGCGTCGAACCGGCCGAGCACCGCACGCGCATCGACCTCATCCAGACGCGCATCACCTCCAAGGGCGAATTCCGCTTCGACAGCCCGGTCATCGCGGCCCTGCGCTTCTGGGTCGGCGGCTCGCTCTACCGGCACAACGAGGACGGGCTGGACGACGGCCGCTTCCAGACCCACGCCACCTTCCGCCAGCGTGAGATCGAGGGCCGGGTGGAAACCCAGTTCCAGCCGCTCGCGACCCCGCTCGGACCTTTGAGCTCGGTGCTCGGCGTGCAGTTCGGCGCATCGACCCTCGGCACGGCAGGCGAAGCCGGCGGCCTGCTGGCGCCGACCAATACCCGCACCGCCGCCGCCTTCCTGTTCAACGAACTGGCGCTGACGTCCTCGACCCGCCTGCAGGCCGCGTTCCGGATCGAGAGCGTGCGTGTCGGCGGCACGGAGGCACGCTTCCCCGGCGACTATGTCGGCGCGCCGGGCTGGCCGCTCGAACAGGCGCGGGTGCGCAACTTCGCGCCCATGAGCGTCAGCCTCGGCCTGCTGCAGGACCTGCCGTTCGGCTTCGTCGGCAGCCTGACCGGCCAATATGTCGAACGCGCGCCGCGCGCCCAGGAACTGTTCTCCAAGGGGCCGCACGAAGCCTCCGGCACCTTCGAGATCGGCGACCCGAACCTGCGCCGGGAGGCGGCCACCACCATCGAGGTCGGCCTTCGGCGGGCCCAGGGGCCGTTCCGCTTCGACGCCTCGGCCTATTACACGCGCTATTCCGGCTTCATCTACAAGCGCCTGACCGGCGCGCGCTGCGGCGAGGATTTCGCCTCCTGCGGCGCGGGCGAGGGCGAGTTCAACCAAGTGGTGTTCAGCCAGCAGGACGCGACCTTCTACGGCGCCGAGCTGCGCGGCCAGCTCGATATCGGCCCGCTCGGGTCCGGCACTTTCGGCGTCGAGGCACAGTACGACTTCGTCCGCGCCCGTTTCGCCGACAGCACCAACGTGCCGCGCATTCCCCCGCACCGGCTCGGCGGCGGCCTCTACTGGCGCAACGACAACTGGTTCGCGCGCGTCAGCCTGCTGCACGCCTTCGCGCAGAATGAGATCGCCTCGCACGAAACGCCGACCCCGGGCTACAACCTGCTGAACGCCGAGCTCAACTACCGCATGGCGCTGAAGAACCAGGCGATCAAGGACGTCACCTTCGGGCTGGTCGGCACCAACCTGCTCGACGAGACGATCCGCAACGCCGTCTCCTTCCGCAAGGACGAGGTGGCCATGCCCGGCCGCTCGGTGCGGCTGTTCGCGACGGTGCGGTTCTGA
- the regA_2 gene encoding Photosynthetic apparatus regulatory protein RegA produces MPADRLLVIVEDDAGFARTLKRSFERRGYEVLLATGLDDLSALLGEHDPGYAVVDLKLAGASGLACVEKLHAHDAGMLIVVLTGYASIATAVEAIKLGACHYLAKPSNTDDIEEAFSKATGDAGVALSERPTSIKTLEWERIHETLAETGFNISETARRLGMHRRTLARKLEKRQVK; encoded by the coding sequence ATGCCGGCTGACCGTCTGCTCGTGATCGTCGAGGATGATGCCGGCTTCGCCCGGACGCTGAAACGTTCGTTCGAACGCCGCGGCTACGAGGTGCTGCTGGCGACCGGCCTCGACGACCTCTCCGCACTGCTCGGCGAACACGATCCGGGCTATGCGGTGGTCGACCTGAAGCTTGCCGGCGCCTCGGGCCTTGCCTGCGTGGAAAAGCTGCATGCGCACGACGCCGGCATGCTGATCGTTGTGCTGACCGGCTATGCCAGCATCGCGACCGCCGTGGAGGCGATCAAGCTCGGCGCCTGCCACTATCTCGCCAAGCCGTCCAATACTGACGACATCGAGGAGGCCTTCAGCAAGGCGACCGGCGATGCCGGCGTCGCGCTGTCGGAACGGCCGACCTCGATCAAGACGCTCGAATGGGAGCGCATCCACGAGACGCTGGCCGAAACCGGCTTCAACATTTCCGAAACCGCCCGGCGGCTCGGCATGCACCGCCGTACGCTCGCTCGCAAGCTCGAGAAGCGGCAGGTGAAGTAG
- the regB_2 gene encoding Sensor histidine kinase RegB, protein MRDGIDILNRWIGAAPPGVAASPAAGAAGPAPVDHTADHTANCKNMLLLIQLRWMAVVGQVVTIAVVALALGIALPLAPMALVLAALVAHNLASLAWLRRRTDVGNSVLFMTLLLDVLALTAQLYLSGGATNPFTGLYLLQVILGAVLLDARSTWALVLATGASFIGLTLFYRPLALPQHAFTDTVGLHIAGMFVCFVLDAILLVIFVTRVSRNLRERDASLAALRQHAVEEDHIVRMGLLASGAAHELGTPLSSLSVILSDWRRMPRLMQDEELAQEIGEMEAAVQRCKSIVTGILLSAGDARGEAPRVTTVNRFLDELVAEWRGARAVTTLSYQNGFGEDVPVVSDSALKQVLFSVLDNALEASPDWLRFVVGRNGDTLVLRVSDAGPGFAPEMLARFGKPYHSTKGRPGGGLGLFLVVNVVRKLGGVASARNGPNGGAVVTLELPLATLTMGGRKDAG, encoded by the coding sequence ATGCGCGACGGGATCGACATTCTGAACCGATGGATCGGCGCCGCCCCGCCGGGCGTCGCCGCGAGCCCGGCCGCTGGCGCCGCGGGCCCGGCGCCGGTCGACCATACGGCCGACCACACCGCCAACTGCAAGAACATGCTGCTGCTCATCCAGCTGCGCTGGATGGCGGTAGTCGGGCAGGTGGTGACGATCGCGGTCGTCGCGCTGGCGCTCGGCATCGCGCTGCCGCTGGCGCCGATGGCGCTGGTGCTGGCGGCCCTCGTCGCGCACAACCTGGCGAGCCTCGCCTGGCTGAGGCGCCGGACCGATGTCGGCAACAGCGTTCTGTTCATGACGCTGCTGCTCGACGTTCTGGCGCTCACCGCCCAGCTCTATCTGAGCGGCGGGGCGACCAATCCCTTCACCGGGCTCTATCTCCTGCAGGTCATCCTCGGCGCCGTGCTGCTCGATGCGCGCTCGACCTGGGCGCTGGTGCTGGCGACTGGCGCGAGCTTCATCGGCCTCACCCTGTTCTACCGGCCGCTCGCCCTGCCGCAGCATGCCTTCACCGACACGGTCGGCCTGCACATTGCCGGCATGTTCGTCTGTTTCGTGCTCGACGCGATCCTGCTGGTCATCTTCGTCACGCGCGTCAGCCGCAACTTGCGCGAGCGCGACGCGAGTCTGGCGGCGCTCCGCCAGCACGCGGTCGAGGAGGACCATATCGTGCGCATGGGCCTTCTCGCCTCGGGCGCCGCCCACGAGCTCGGCACGCCCCTGTCCTCGCTTTCGGTGATCCTCAGTGACTGGCGCCGCATGCCCCGCCTGATGCAGGACGAGGAGCTCGCCCAGGAGATCGGCGAGATGGAGGCCGCCGTCCAGCGCTGCAAATCGATCGTCACGGGCATTCTCCTGTCGGCGGGCGATGCGCGCGGCGAGGCGCCGCGGGTGACGACCGTCAACCGTTTCCTGGACGAGCTGGTCGCCGAATGGCGCGGCGCCCGGGCGGTGACCACGCTCAGCTATCAGAACGGCTTCGGCGAGGACGTGCCGGTCGTTTCGGATTCGGCCTTGAAGCAGGTCCTGTTCAGCGTGCTCGACAATGCGCTTGAGGCCTCGCCCGACTGGCTGCGCTTTGTCGTCGGCCGCAATGGCGATACCCTTGTGCTGCGCGTCAGCGATGCCGGGCCGGGCTTCGCGCCGGAGATGCTCGCCCGGTTCGGCAAGCCCTATCACTCCACCAAGGGCCGCCCGGGCGGCGGGCTCGGCCTGTTCCTGGTGGTCAATGTCGTGCGCAAGCTCGGCGGGGTCGCCTCGGCGCGCAACGGGCCGAACGGCGGCGCCGTGGTGACGCTCGAACTGCCGCTCGCAACGCTGACCATGGGAGGTCGCAAGGATGCCGGCTGA
- a CDS encoding SURF1 family protein produces MSAGQPQRRSLAALAGIGLACALAAGLFAGLGVWQIERRAWKLQLIERVDQRIHAAPVAAPGPADWAGISPGSDEYRRVRVSGRFLNGQESQVQAVTDHGRGYWVLTPLETGEGFTVLVNRGFVPAERRAPESRASGQAEGPVTVTGLVRMTEPNGAFLRSNDPAAGRWFSRDVAAIAAARGLGTVAPYFIDAEPMPGGADRPIGGLTVIAFPNNHLIYALTWFTLALMALAAGAFVARDEWRRRADPHRIRPAGSGEGARCATGSTF; encoded by the coding sequence GTGTCAGCCGGCCAGCCCCAGCGGCGTTCGCTCGCAGCCCTTGCCGGCATCGGGCTCGCCTGCGCGCTCGCGGCCGGCCTGTTCGCCGGGCTCGGCGTCTGGCAGATCGAGCGCCGCGCCTGGAAGCTTCAGCTGATCGAACGCGTCGACCAGCGCATCCATGCCGCTCCGGTCGCCGCTCCCGGCCCCGCGGACTGGGCGGGCATCTCGCCCGGCAGCGACGAATACCGGCGTGTGCGCGTTTCCGGCCGTTTCCTCAACGGGCAGGAGAGCCAGGTGCAGGCGGTGACGGACCATGGCCGCGGCTACTGGGTGCTGACGCCCCTGGAGACCGGGGAGGGCTTCACCGTGCTGGTCAATCGCGGCTTCGTGCCGGCCGAGCGGCGGGCGCCGGAGAGCCGCGCCTCGGGCCAGGCTGAGGGACCGGTCACGGTGACCGGCCTCGTCAGGATGACCGAGCCGAACGGCGCCTTCCTGCGCAGCAACGATCCCGCCGCCGGGCGCTGGTTCTCGCGCGATGTCGCGGCCATCGCCGCGGCGCGCGGGCTCGGCACGGTCGCGCCCTATTTCATCGATGCCGAACCGATGCCCGGCGGCGCCGATCGGCCGATCGGCGGCCTGACCGTGATCGCCTTTCCGAACAATCATCTCATCTATGCGCTCACCTGGTTCACCCTCGCGCTGATGGCTCTGGCGGCCGGCGCCTTCGTCGCGCGCGACGAATGGCGGCGCCGCGCCGACCCGCATAGGATAAGGCCGGCCGGCAGCGGCGAAGGGGCGCGATGCGCGACGGGATCGACATTCTGA
- the cyoD gene encoding Cytochrome bo(3) ubiquinol oxidase subunit 4: MSSDAHHHASGEHDHGAGHGSFKGYLTGFLLSVVLTAIPFWLVMTGALGSNQATAIAITVFAAVQVVVHMVFFLHMDTRAEGGWTMMALIFTLIVVGITLAGSLWVMFHLTTNMMPTHDMGTMR, from the coding sequence ATGAGCTCGGATGCGCACCACCACGCGAGCGGCGAGCATGACCACGGCGCCGGCCACGGCTCGTTCAAGGGCTATCTGACCGGCTTCCTCCTGTCGGTCGTGCTCACCGCCATTCCGTTCTGGCTCGTCATGACCGGCGCGCTCGGCAGCAACCAGGCGACCGCCATCGCCATCACCGTCTTCGCGGCGGTGCAGGTCGTCGTGCACATGGTGTTCTTCCTGCACATGGACACCCGGGCCGAGGGCGGCTGGACCATGATGGCCCTGATCTTCACGCTGATCGTCGTCGGCATCACGCTTGCCGGCTCGCTGTGGGTCATGTTCCACCTGACCACCAACATGATGCCGACCCACGACATGGGCACGATGCGATAG